The Haemophilus parainfluenzae genome window below encodes:
- a CDS encoding XRE family transcriptional regulator: MNTLAERLQFAMDKMGKNQVELAALAGTSQVTISNILNGVTKSPRNGLQIAKALKISPEWLLNGTGEMAQTQIESNVAETGSFDLWDRNTPLNDDEVEVPLFQEIRLAAGNGFADDIMDYNNFKLRFSRATLRRQGVQYENAVCVVADGNSMEPVIPNGATVGIDTGNKTIRDGSIYAINHGGLLRIKLLYNMPNNQIKIRSYNTDEYDDEIADLNEVSVIGKVFWYSVLL, encoded by the coding sequence ATGAATACACTTGCTGAAAGATTGCAGTTTGCAATGGACAAAATGGGTAAAAACCAAGTTGAATTAGCCGCATTAGCTGGGACATCACAAGTAACGATCAGTAATATTTTGAACGGAGTTACAAAAAGCCCTAGAAATGGGTTGCAAATAGCCAAGGCTTTAAAAATTTCGCCGGAATGGCTCTTGAATGGCACAGGAGAAATGGCACAAACTCAAATAGAATCAAACGTAGCCGAAACAGGTTCATTTGATTTGTGGGATCGTAATACGCCATTAAACGATGACGAGGTAGAAGTTCCGCTTTTCCAAGAAATCCGCTTAGCCGCTGGAAATGGTTTTGCTGATGACATTATGGATTACAACAACTTCAAACTACGCTTTTCACGCGCCACATTAAGACGGCAAGGCGTACAGTATGAAAATGCGGTATGCGTGGTAGCAGACGGCAATTCAATGGAGCCAGTTATTCCAAACGGCGCGACCGTCGGTATCGATACCGGCAATAAGACTATTCGCGATGGCAGCATTTACGCCATTAATCACGGCGGGCTATTGCGGATCAAACTGCTCTACAACATGCCAAACAATCAAATAAAAATCCGTAGCTATAACACTGACGAGTACGACGACGAGATAGCCGATCTCAACGAAGTATCTGTAATTGGTAAGGTGTTTTGGTACTCGGTGTTGTTGTAG
- a CDS encoding YdaS family helix-turn-helix protein, protein MKNEAIEKAISICGSQVKLSQECGVSQVSVSFWLNGGGINAKYIPRIVKATKGKVTEKQILHSLANLTDN, encoded by the coding sequence ATGAAGAACGAGGCAATCGAAAAAGCAATTTCAATTTGCGGTTCTCAGGTAAAGCTAAGTCAAGAATGCGGAGTTTCTCAGGTTTCCGTCAGCTTTTGGCTTAATGGTGGCGGTATTAACGCTAAGTATATCCCGCGAATCGTTAAGGCTACAAAAGGCAAGGTTACTGAAAAGCAGATTTTACATTCCTTAGCAAATTTAACTGACAACTAA
- a CDS encoding YmfL family putative regulatory protein, whose protein sequence is MTMKKTIIEMIEKVPGGKSAVAGFLGFSEAELNNRLYQTKGQRFKNEELIALQLEYGCTDFIDELCRLAGGRFVPDVAEDELDKVELANLQLHELSARGLLFAVLETALEDGEITSKEEDKILQALSKHLAATQHSIECAIVLHKK, encoded by the coding sequence ATGACAATGAAAAAAACCATTATAGAGATGATCGAGAAAGTGCCAGGTGGCAAAAGTGCGGTGGCGGGATTTCTCGGATTTTCAGAGGCGGAATTAAACAATCGCCTATATCAAACAAAAGGCCAACGATTCAAAAACGAAGAACTGATCGCACTTCAGCTTGAGTATGGATGCACTGATTTTATCGATGAATTATGCCGTTTAGCAGGTGGTCGTTTTGTACCAGATGTAGCAGAGGATGAATTAGACAAGGTTGAGCTTGCCAATTTACAACTGCACGAGCTTTCCGCTCGAGGCTTGTTATTTGCTGTATTAGAAACAGCGTTAGAAGACGGTGAAATCACTTCGAAAGAAGAAGACAAAATCCTTCAAGCATTGAGTAAACATTTGGCTGCAACACAACATTCGATTGAATGTGCGATTGTGTTACACAAGAAATAA
- a CDS encoding helix-turn-helix domain-containing protein has product MENINPNEKTSQTQSAQILKALKNGERLTHLDAEKRFNCLRLGARIYDLKKRGHNIISKMITVPSGKRVAQYWLEAA; this is encoded by the coding sequence ATGGAAAATATTAATCCAAACGAAAAAACAAGTCAAACACAATCAGCACAGATTTTAAAAGCACTCAAAAACGGCGAGAGATTAACGCATTTAGACGCAGAAAAGCGCTTTAACTGCTTACGTCTTGGCGCTCGTATCTACGACCTTAAAAAACGTGGTCACAACATCATCAGCAAAATGATTACCGTGCCAAGCGGAAAACGTGTTGCTCAGTATTGGTTGGAGGCGGCATGA
- a CDS encoding HNH endonuclease: MITFTRNQKRRNNAGNLQTMCRSCNSRKGTKVVENAL; this comes from the coding sequence GTGATCACATTTACCCGGAATCAAAAGCGGAGAAACAACGCTGGAAATCTTCAAACAATGTGCCGTTCCTGCAATTCAAGAAAGGGAACTAAGGTGGTAGAAAATGCGCTTTAG